Below is a genomic region from Isosphaeraceae bacterium EP7.
ACTTCCACCCTCACCTGATCCTTACTGACTTGATGATGCCGGTCATGAACGGGTTCGAGCTGATCCGTCAGCTCAGGGCCGATCCCAGCACGGCGTCGCTCCCCATCGTCGCGATCACGGCCGATGCCACCGACTCTGCCGAGCGTCAGGCCCGCCAGGCCGGGGCCATGGACGTGATTACCAAGCCCATTGACCTCCTCGCCCTCATCGCCCGCCTGAGAGCCCTTCCCAGCTGAACCAAATTGCCTGCAATCACGCAACCGATCGCTCAGTCTGGCAGCAAAGACTGCCCGACCCGATCGTTGACAATCATCGACGCGGCAGGCCGAAGGTGACGCACCAGTAGGGGATTCCATCCTCGGATTCGGCCAGGGCGATCCCGATCTGGCTGAACCCGCCCAGGATATTCTTCTTGTGAGGGGGGCTGTCCATCCAGGCCTTCATGAGATCCACGGCGTCGGGCTGCCCGTAGGCGACGTTCTCGCCGGCCCGCTTCCAGACGTACCCTGTGTCGTCGATCCGCTTGAACGGGGTCGAGCCATCGGTGCCATCGTGGGTCATCTTGTTGTGGGCGGCCATGTCCTTGGCGTGGCGTTCGGCGGCTTGTTTCAGCTTGTCGTTAACCTCCAACTTGGGCAGCTTTTCCTCGACCCGGATTGCGTTGTGCGCGTCGACTACCTCCTTGACTGCCTCTTCGTTGGTCTTGTCCGACTTGGGTCGGGCCGGACGGTCCTTGCTTGAGGGATCCTGGCCGGCGATGAGGGAGCGGGGCGGAGGGCCGACGCAACCGGCTATGGCGACCAGGGTCGTCCCGAGGAATGATCGGCGCGAGACGCCTCCTGGGTCGCGATCGAGACGCATGATGCGGATTCCTTCCAGGGTGACTGCGGATCGGACCGGGCACGCTTCAACTCGTCCGGCCCGGTCCGGGTATGCA
It encodes:
- a CDS encoding CAP domain-containing protein — protein: MRLDRDPGGVSRRSFLGTTLVAIAGCVGPPPRSLIAGQDPSSKDRPARPKSDKTNEEAVKEVVDAHNAIRVEEKLPKLEVNDKLKQAAERHAKDMAAHNKMTHDGTDGSTPFKRIDDTGYVWKRAGENVAYGQPDAVDLMKAWMDSPPHKKNILGGFSQIGIALAESEDGIPYWCVTFGLPRR